In Sparus aurata chromosome 24, fSpaAur1.1, whole genome shotgun sequence, the genomic stretch CTGAGACTCTCTCCACTGAGATCAAGATCGTAGTCCAGTTTGTCCAGAAAGTTGACACATTGTTCAGGACTCTGGGACTCATACAAGCACTGGCAGTAGAACAGTATGTCCACATCAAGCCCACTGTCCTCAGGACCAGCCTTGTCTTTCTTACACAGATGAggggaaaatgtgtttatcattTCCTCAAAGAACCACTCAGATGTGTTCTTGAGCTGCTGATCTGGAATCAGACACTTCATCAAACTGGGGCTCTTATCAGTCAACAATCGACACATGAATGGGATCagatgtttcatgtgtttcttctCCTCAGTGAGGCACTGCTGGAAAACATCCTTGATTTTATCTGGATTCTTCAGGAGCCACAGCGCCGCAAAAAACTCCTGCATCGTGTAGTGAAGAAATGCGTATGTGGTTTTTGTCTCAGTGAGAGCGACTTTGAGAACCAGAGGTTTCAGGAAGGAGAGGACACAGCTGTCTTCACACTGAAATTCTGTCAAGTTGACAGTTTTTCCTTCAGTTGCATGAAAAGCTGCCTCAGCCAAAGACAGTAACTCCTCACTCTTGTTGCTGATGAAGGAgttcagatttttcttttttgttctgttgctgTTTATCTGAAGACAGAAACGAACGATATTGATGTAGATCTCAGTTATACTGTTTGGCTGTGGAGAGTCTTCAGGTGTCTGAAATGAAAAGCAGGCAGCTACCATCAGTGCGTACATTGGGACATGGCAGAGAGTCAACAACTCCACGTTTCTCAACACATTTCCCTGTTCTTCACCAAGAGTCTCAGCTATGTATGTTCTGACGCTCTGCTCACTGAAGCCTTTCACTTCCACTCTGAGATTGTCGCCAGAGAACAagtcttcttcatcatctggtCTGCAGGTGACGATCACCTTGGCATGAGGTAGTAGGTCCTTCTCTACAATTCTCTGcaccactgaagaagagaggtcTGTGACTCCATCAAAGATGATTGTCACACTGTCAGAGTTCTCCTTTATATCGTCTAAGACCTCTTCTTTGCCTTCATCTGGTTCACTGAACACATTGAAAAGAAGATCCTCCAAGCTCATGTCCTTCGTGATGTGTGATTTTTCTCTCATGTCAAAGTAAAACATGTAATTCAGTTTCTTGGAGTCTCTTTCTGCCCAGAGTTTCAACAGTTCATGACAGAGAGCAGTCTTTCCGATTCCAGGTTTACCAACCAAGAGAATGTCTTCATTTAATTCCAGCAGTTTACTGGGGGACATTTCTGATCTGTCCTCAGGGATGTACGTCTTCATCTTTTTAGGGCGACTCATCTTGCTTTTCTTGCTCttcaatttctttattttagatGGAGAAACACTTCCTTGTGTGTCTAATACAAGTGAAGTGTACGACAGATCaggcttgttttgtccaaacagACTTTTGTTGGATTTCCAAAActcttttgatattttttgtgcttttaacTTCAGCTTTGCCTGATATTGGTGGCACGGCCTGGagcctaaaataaaaacaacaatgagtCAATTAATGCACCATGATTTAACTGCTATGACATTAAAAATTACACAAGTTAGAAATATTTGCACATATATACATTAATGTGCATTACTAAACTCAGAACATAAAAGATAAACAATGACAATGTGACACACTATTAATGCCACGTGGCATGCACTTTAAACACTCGACTACCTACGCGCCCCAGAATTCTGCTTCTGAATACCTTGTAGGTAGTTTGTATCCATTTCTGTGTCTTCCCTTAAAGGAAAGCAGCTGATCCAGTGGTGCATGGTTTTCTCTAAGGTCCTTTTCCTCGTCATGTCAATAATCTTGAGGAACTCGTAGCAGGCTGCTTCCCCTTTCTTTCTGACTGAGTCCAGTAGATTCCTGGATTTATCAAAGTCATTTCTTCCTGCCTCAATTTCACTGAcctcttcatcactgaaaaCTCCCTGCTGAAACAAGTTCTCCACAATCACTGAGAGACTCTTTAATTCTCTCACAAGGTGGGGTCTGGCACTTGTGACGTACTCTAAGGCAGACTGTGTTGTACAAGCCATGTGTCCTGATGTCTGTATATTCTCCAGACAGATCCAACTTCAATGATctggaaaacaaaataccacATTGAAGAAAGTGTTAATTACAACAATTGTTTTGTAATTGTTTATTGCATCAAATGTCAAAGACTGTCAAAACATCCTGCAGCTGATTAAACACTCAACAGTCTAACATCACTACTACTGGTGCTTAACAATGGGCAACACGGCTCAGCTCGACTGGGCTCAGCAGACTCCCTAGGAAACGGCTAGAGACCAGATTCAGAtttaacacagcctctgagattCCTAGAGCTGGAATGTTTTCATATCTTACTGTGTGAGCTGAGGATTCATTTCCACCAAATcagaggtgattgtggaaaaaaagaaagacaaaaaaacaaaacaaataaacccCCAAAAATATCTAAGATGTGTTTTGTTGGGTGATGGTAATGGTAGTAATCATCTCTAATTTGTACCCGCAAGTACTGAGTCTTTGTTAAATTGTTGTGCTGACTCCCTGACTCTGGGTCAGAATGTGAACATGTTGATAGGTGTTGTGGCTCCCATTGCCAGATGaaattaaagcatgtaaacttattctactaggacccccaaataaaagtatgaaccacTGGTCTGGATGCTTCTGTTTAGCAGTTCTTTCATATGTGATGCTGTCTTTTCCATTACAGATGGTGGTATGGGTAGAGATTGAGTCTTTCGGGTAGTGTGCATGGATTTTGGGGTGTCTTGAGGTCTGGTGTTTTCTGCCTTTTGCTTGGATGGCAACATGTACAGTGAGGCTTGGACTCTGTGGGTTTGTGCTGGGCCTCGTGGCTCATGGTATACCCTGAGATTACAGTGCACTTCTTGTGGATTTGGCTTCTTGTTTCGATTGCTGGGCTTGTGGTGGAGAGGGTGGTGTTGGGACGGGTGCTGGATGGGGGTGTTCTGACTGGTGGTCTCAGACTTCCTGACCCTACTCTACTGCAATTATTTGTTATAAATTTACAGCATTTAACTCAGTACTTAATAAATGTGTCTTCTTCCTGTATTGTTCCTTGTTTATGTGTTTCACTCAAgacagtgtttcctcagttccTGTTTTAATTGCTTACTGTTGCTTACtttgtatgtactgactgtctCTGTGTGGTTTTTATTGTTCTCACTGTGTGAAACACTGTGTTACTTTGCTGTGTTAAAGTTCtataaagtttgattgattgattgaactACATTTATACTACATTAATGAAGAAAACAGACATGCTGAGACAACATcatacacagacacaagcaGACAGTATATCAGAGAGAAACACTTACACAGAGGTCTCTGCTGATGATAGACTCCATTCAGTGTCTCTGGTTTGAGGTTTTCCTGATCACGAAGAaaaaggaacagaaaacaatcaCATGATATCATCGAATCAGAAGAGAGTCCCAGATAAAGATGGCATgcttgattggttggttggtggtgCGACATCCTGAGATTAACTACCATCAAGGTTTACTATAAACGATAACATTTACTTTTATTAATGGGTATCAATAACCGGTACTGTTGAGAACCAGTTCTAAATTGTCTGATCCATCCGAATTGTATCTGAGCCTAACAGATACGGGATTTTAGCGGCTGATGCCAACCAGTGTTGGGTGTAACGCGTTACTGTAATCccattacttttttcagtaacgagtagtgtaaggcattactgttctgaatgtagtaatcacattacagttcgCCAAGCTCGTTGCTTACGTTACATTGCTAGGTTAATCAATTTTAACAGCTGAGTCCGGGGCAGAAACAGCTATCCACCGCTACCAACACAACCTCTAACCTGAGGCACCTGCAGGGGCAACATGCTAGCATGAAGCTAGTGGCTGCCAAAGATCGGACCGACAGTGATGCTGAAGAGATGTTGCCGAGTCCGACACCAACAATACAGGCAAGGCTTGACTTTGAGCAAAAATTAGCAACAAAAGTGGAGATAGATGGGCTTGTAGCCGCATATATTGTGGAGGAAATGTTGCCCGTTTCCATGGTGGAATCGCCGTCTTTTCAAAACATACTGAGCAAAATACACATAACGCGGAGCGGATGCTCGCCAACAGACAGGAAACCTTTGTAAGCTTCTGTTGTCCTTTTCAACATTGGACACAGTGAAATCATCTGATTGTTGGTTGTTCAAGAAATGGCCTGTTGGCTTAATGGTAACAAAGAGCCTAAAGAACACTCCTTCTTTGTATGTTCTACTTCCATCATATGCATCTCAGGCAATTTTATAGAGCAAGTAGAAAGAATGTAACGAGTactgtaacgagtaatgtaactaattactttcttcagggagtaatcatgtaatgtaaggcattactatttttgagagtaatgtgtaatgtgtaatatattacttttttgagtaacgagccccaacactgatGCCGACACAGATATAAGGCAGTAACCCTGGTCTGCACTGCCTGCTTGTTTAGTGCATGACGGCTGTGTTGATGAACTGCTGTGGTTCACTCTCGTGTGAGTTCACACAGGCAGTGTTGCTGCTGCAATCCATCTTCTGCCTGCCCGatctgtttacatggagtttaTCTTTGATAATTATCATAAATATGAGAGCGAGGGAGTTagtgagagaaagacaaaaactgtCCTTTACCTGCTGTGtattctcttcatgtctgtgacatattctacagatacagatactAAAACTGTAGTGAAGCTCTGGTATGATATCCATGTGACTGTCCACAGATAGTTTCCTGCTCTATTTTTTGCCAGTAGTCTCGCCGGTTCAATTCTGCCAGACTCTGAATCCCGAGATGACGTACTGCTGCAGCATCGATTGATGCCAGTGTGTCCAGCCCGTAATATTCAGATTGATATATCAGTTGATAGATATCATATACAATATGTAATGGAAGtacacattttacagtttaacaataaacatagTGTTCacgtgtagagaccctggtgatactacaagcaaagtttcatgttgtgtcgagccttcttagtgtttaaaaaatagagattttgatgctatcgtccTCTAACTGTCCTGCTCTTCTTCCTTAAACTCACCTGTATGACAGTTTGTGCTCCAGAGGTTCAGTCCAGttagtttctctgtgtgttagGAGGGTTTTAATAATCCTAACAGCGtcagaaacactgctgctgctgctgctgctgctgtcaggtttGTCTTAATTTCACTTTTGATTTCTGAATGAACTTT encodes the following:
- the LOC115576537 gene encoding protein NLRC5-like — translated: MACTTQSALEYVTSARPHLVRELKSLSVIVENLFQQGVFSDEEVSEIEAGRNDFDKSRNLLDSVRKKGEAACYEFLKIIDMTRKRTLEKTMHHWISCFPLREDTEMDTNYLQGSRPCHQYQAKLKLKAQKISKEFWKSNKSLFGQNKPDLSYTSLVLDTQGSVSPSKIKKLKSKKSKMSRPKKMKTYIPEDRSEMSPSKLLELNEDILLVGKPGIGKTALCHELLKLWAERDSKKLNYMFYFDMREKSHITKDMSLEDLLFNVFSEPDEGKEEVLDDIKENSDSVTIIFDGVTDLSSSVVQRIVEKDLLPHAKVIVTCRPDDEEDLFSGDNLRVEVKGFSEQSVRTYIAETLGEEQGNVLRNVELLTLCHVPMYALMVAACFSFQTPEDSPQPNSITEIYINIVRFCLQINSNRTKKKNLNSFISNKSEELLSLAEAAFHATEGKTVNLTEFQCEDSCVLSFLKPLVLKVALTETKTTYAFLHYTMQEFFAALWLLKNPDKIKDVFQQCLTEEKKHMKHLIPFMCRLLTDKSPSLMKCLIPDQQLKNTSEWFFEEMINTFSPHLCKKDKAGPEDSGLDVDILFYCQCLYESQSPEQCVNFLDKLDYDLDLSGESLSPYSCCAVAYVVTQSKKRKIWLNLEGSELSEQGMRRLFGCLQNVQCSRTTNRGLRLQEQEQCRGTPERKSKQLLLDLCLKAALHKAESFHDLR